The Pseudomonas fluorescens genome includes a window with the following:
- a CDS encoding 3-hydroxybutyryl-CoA dehydrogenase, translated as MHLHTIGVIGAGTMGNGIAQVCALAGFEVTLLDISTSALEKALATVAKNLDRQIAKQTLSQAQKNLALDKIRTSTDYASLAGAQLVIEAATENLELKLRLLQQVASQVGSDCVIASNTSSLSITQLAAGVSHPERFIGLHFFNPVPVMGLIEVIRGLQTHDATHALALEMARRLGKTAITAGNRPGFVVNRILVPMINEAILVFQEGLASAEDIDAGMRLGCNQPIGPLALADLIGLDTLLAILEAFYEGFNDSKYRPAPLLKEMVAAGYLGRKSGRGFHAYG; from the coding sequence ATGCATCTGCATACTATCGGCGTAATCGGCGCCGGCACCATGGGCAACGGCATTGCACAGGTCTGCGCCCTGGCCGGTTTCGAAGTGACCTTGCTGGACATTTCCACCAGCGCCCTGGAAAAAGCCCTGGCCACCGTGGCCAAGAACCTCGACCGGCAAATCGCCAAGCAGACCCTGAGCCAAGCGCAGAAAAACCTCGCCCTGGACAAGATTCGCACCAGCACCGACTACGCCAGCCTGGCCGGCGCACAACTGGTGATCGAGGCCGCCACCGAGAACCTGGAATTGAAACTGCGACTGCTGCAACAGGTCGCTTCTCAAGTCGGCAGCGACTGCGTGATCGCGTCCAACACTTCCTCGCTCTCGATCACCCAACTGGCCGCCGGCGTCAGTCATCCAGAGCGCTTTATCGGCCTGCACTTCTTCAACCCGGTGCCGGTGATGGGCCTGATCGAGGTGATTCGTGGCCTGCAGACCCACGACGCGACCCACGCCCTGGCCCTGGAAATGGCCCGGCGACTGGGCAAGACCGCGATCACCGCCGGCAACCGCCCAGGCTTCGTGGTCAACCGGATCCTGGTGCCGATGATCAACGAAGCCATCCTGGTCTTCCAGGAAGGCCTGGCCAGCGCCGAAGATATCGACGCGGGCATGCGCCTGGGCTGCAACCAGCCCATCGGGCCGTTGGCCCTGGCCGACCTGATCGGCCTGGACACCTTGCTGGCAATCCTTGAGGCCTTCTACGAAGGCTTCAACGACAGCAAATATCGCCCCGCTCCATTGCTCAAGGAAATGGTCGCCGCCGGCTACCTGGGACGCAAGTCCGGGCGGGGTTTCCATGCCTATGGCTGA
- a CDS encoding anthranilate synthase component II: MKVFLIDAYDSFVFIISQYLEQLGLETHVERHDVPDLIQRIEAFSPDFCVLGPGPGHPADVGYIEVIRHFQGRLPLLGVCLGHQAIGLAFGAQVCRAPHVMHGKVSTIENDGKGVYDHTQAQAIRATRYHSLMISEQPLPDCLEITSRSTDDGYVMGVRHRHLPVEGVQFHPESILTENGLDLFRSFIRCHVHK, encoded by the coding sequence GTGAAAGTATTCTTGATCGACGCCTATGACAGCTTCGTCTTCATCATCAGCCAATACCTGGAACAACTGGGGCTGGAAACCCACGTCGAGCGTCACGACGTACCGGACCTCATCCAGCGCATTGAAGCGTTCTCACCGGATTTCTGCGTGCTGGGCCCTGGGCCTGGGCATCCGGCCGATGTGGGCTACATCGAAGTGATCAGGCACTTTCAGGGACGCCTGCCGCTGCTGGGTGTGTGCCTGGGTCACCAGGCCATCGGCCTGGCCTTCGGTGCCCAGGTTTGCCGGGCTCCTCACGTGATGCACGGCAAGGTGAGCACAATCGAGAACGACGGCAAGGGCGTCTATGACCACACCCAGGCACAGGCGATTCGGGCGACCCGCTACCATTCGTTGATGATCAGCGAGCAGCCGTTACCCGACTGCCTGGAGATCACATCCAGATCCACGGACGACGGCTATGTCATGGGCGTGCGCCATCGCCACCTGCCGGTGGAAGGCGTGCAGTTCCACCCTGAAAGCATCCTCACCGAAAACGGCCTGGACCTGTTCCGCAGCTTCATCCGGTGTCACGTGCACAAGTGA
- a CDS encoding AraC family transcriptional regulator codes for MREKDSVAVYFVHTMIHALRDQPQRLAAILAEAGIDPALLGQPEARVPASAFAALWLIQIRELQDEFFQLDSHGMPVGSFALICRGLIQEPDLGKALRQCLGNFGLFLRDFRGSLSVRGKRAVISLQTCSVDPDARRFGEETFLVLMISLLCWLGGRRIPIDRADFRQSRLSLSDDALLWGPNLSFGAERTEIEFASRYLRLPVVQDLASLKVFLRSAPQWLVIRFRNQHGLATRLHQCLRHSHYSQWPTLEAFASDLRMSPSTLRRRLEREGSSFQEIKDEVRRGLAVELLRQTGSSISDIAEQTGFQEPSAFHRAFKKWTGESPGRYRARFQRSA; via the coding sequence ATGCGGGAAAAGGATTCGGTCGCGGTCTACTTCGTGCACACCATGATCCACGCGCTGCGGGACCAGCCTCAACGGCTGGCGGCGATACTGGCCGAGGCCGGCATCGACCCGGCGTTGCTGGGCCAGCCTGAGGCCCGGGTTCCAGCGAGCGCTTTTGCCGCTTTGTGGCTGATCCAGATTCGTGAACTGCAGGACGAGTTCTTCCAGCTGGATTCCCACGGCATGCCGGTCGGCAGTTTTGCCCTGATTTGCCGGGGGTTGATTCAGGAACCCGATCTGGGCAAGGCCCTGCGCCAGTGCCTGGGCAACTTCGGATTGTTCCTGCGGGATTTTCGCGGCAGTCTCAGCGTGCGCGGCAAGCGGGCGGTGATCAGTCTGCAGACGTGCTCGGTGGATCCCGATGCCCGCCGTTTTGGTGAGGAAACCTTCCTTGTGCTGATGATCAGCCTGCTGTGTTGGCTGGGCGGGCGGCGCATTCCCATCGATCGCGCGGACTTTCGTCAGTCGCGCCTGTCCCTCAGTGACGATGCGTTGCTCTGGGGGCCCAACCTCAGCTTTGGCGCCGAGCGCACGGAAATCGAATTTGCCAGCCGCTACCTGCGCTTGCCAGTCGTTCAAGACCTGGCCTCCCTCAAGGTATTTCTGCGCAGTGCGCCCCAATGGCTGGTGATCCGTTTTCGCAATCAGCATGGCCTGGCTACCCGGCTTCATCAGTGCCTGCGCCACAGCCATTACAGCCAGTGGCCCACCCTGGAAGCCTTCGCCAGTGACCTGCGGATGAGCCCCAGCACCTTGCGTCGACGCTTGGAGCGCGAAGGAAGTTCGTTCCAGGAAATCAAGGACGAGGTCCGCCGTGGGCTGGCCGTCGAGCTGCTGCGCCAGACCGGCAGCAGCATCAGTGACATCGCCGAGCAGACTGGCTTTCAGGAGCCCAGCGCCTTCCATCGTGCCTTCAAGAAATGGACCGGCGAAAGCCCCGGTCGCTATCGTGCACGCTTCCAACGGTCGGCATGA
- a CDS encoding anthranilate synthase component I family protein has translation MVLTVNKNLIGVNVLRREERRPTDALGIYANAREQLGRESVFILESLSGPSRDRRATIVGLEPLFEVRIDEGQAQLRGCAALCEHLSASLRQAGMQVDPEHKIHLPDSEAAWNLLRAIQATFQPASNAPSSLAFFGYFSYDCVRLIERLPDLAKQTYDYPLIALSVYQTLVYFHSNGIVETLINNHDLWSPRTLEDYPFLSSTPASEALAPLPYPEGFEEERTVTPEQFVERVEVAMEHIRAGDVYQIQLGHEIRIRSQVSPFDVYQNLRLRNPSPYMYLAHVGGIDLIGASPELFVRIKDDLIEMRPIAGTVGKKPGVDPTQLVLELTRSEKERAEHLMLIDLCRNDIGRVCQAGSLEVDEFMLVEEYSHLYHMVSNVRGLLRPGLDAFDVIKASFPAGTMSGAPKVRAMELIEGMESNRRGIYAGALGLVGFDGSVNTALCIRSTVFDEGTYHLRASAGVVADSVPELEWKETLYKMGSVYRAVTGQEIAL, from the coding sequence ATGGTATTAACCGTGAATAAAAATTTAATTGGCGTGAATGTTCTTCGCCGTGAAGAACGTCGACCTACGGATGCACTTGGCATATATGCAAATGCACGGGAACAACTGGGTCGCGAGTCTGTTTTCATTCTTGAATCACTGTCCGGCCCAAGCCGTGATCGCCGGGCGACGATCGTCGGGCTCGAACCGCTTTTCGAAGTGCGTATCGATGAGGGCCAGGCCCAACTGCGAGGCTGCGCCGCCCTGTGTGAACATTTGTCCGCCAGCCTGCGGCAAGCGGGCATGCAGGTCGATCCGGAACACAAGATCCATCTACCCGACAGCGAGGCTGCGTGGAACCTGCTCCGGGCGATCCAGGCAACGTTCCAACCGGCGTCCAATGCCCCTTCCAGCCTGGCCTTCTTCGGCTATTTCTCCTACGACTGCGTTCGCCTGATCGAGCGACTTCCCGATCTGGCCAAACAGACCTACGACTACCCGCTCATTGCCCTGTCGGTCTATCAGACCCTGGTTTATTTCCACAGCAATGGCATCGTCGAAACCCTGATCAATAACCACGATCTCTGGTCGCCCCGCACGTTGGAGGACTACCCCTTCCTGAGCTCAACCCCGGCATCCGAGGCGCTGGCCCCGCTACCGTACCCCGAGGGCTTCGAGGAAGAGCGCACGGTGACCCCGGAGCAATTCGTCGAGCGTGTCGAAGTGGCGATGGAGCACATCCGCGCCGGCGACGTCTACCAGATCCAGCTCGGTCATGAGATTCGCATCCGCTCGCAGGTTTCGCCGTTCGATGTGTACCAGAACCTGCGCCTGCGCAACCCTTCCCCCTACATGTACCTGGCCCACGTAGGCGGCATCGACCTGATCGGCGCCAGCCCCGAGCTATTCGTCAGGATCAAGGACGACTTGATCGAGATGCGCCCGATCGCCGGCACCGTGGGCAAGAAGCCTGGCGTCGATCCGACTCAGTTGGTCCTGGAGCTGACCCGCTCCGAGAAGGAGCGCGCCGAACACCTGATGCTCATCGACCTGTGTCGCAACGATATCGGTCGCGTGTGCCAGGCCGGCTCGCTGGAGGTCGATGAGTTCATGCTGGTGGAAGAGTACTCGCACCTCTACCACATGGTGTCGAACGTTCGCGGCCTGCTGCGCCCGGGCCTGGATGCCTTCGACGTGATCAAGGCCTCGTTCCCCGCGGGCACCATGTCCGGCGCGCCCAAGGTCAGGGCGATGGAGTTGATCGAGGGGATGGAAAGCAACCGCCGGGGCATTTATGCCGGGGCCCTGGGCCTGGTCGGTTTCGATGGCAGCGTCAACACCGCATTGTGCATTCGCTCGACGGTCTTCGATGAGGGTACGTACCACTTGCGTGCATCCGCCGGAGTGGTGGCCGATTCGGTGCCAGAGCTTGAGTGGAAAGAGACGCTGTACAAGATGGGTTCCGTCTATCGGGCAGTGACCGGCCAGGAGATCGCACTGTGA
- a CDS encoding autoinducer binding domain-containing protein, giving the protein MDKHHSPACGRTQAERAATLAAFTSLAKDANRCDWERLLNKVLRQLGFGSYLISLGPATPRDTDPLAGLITTFPKRWLEHYRCDGLIEIDPILRHCRRELVPLFWDSERRRARGRSRHFWEQRELHGLRSGVSIPLRYEMLRGTLSVAFDDTQITEQKGFSNPAVYQLFMLIPYLLAGIRHQLQRPAQPRQDLTPKEMDCLYWASEGKTTWEISHILTCSERTIDFHLLNARRKLGSVSRQQAVSAAVACGLVMPTVGSVHDSDRGFRRSIS; this is encoded by the coding sequence ATGGACAAACACCACTCCCCCGCCTGCGGCCGGACCCAGGCCGAGCGTGCCGCTACGCTGGCCGCCTTCACGAGCCTCGCCAAGGATGCCAACCGTTGCGATTGGGAGCGCCTGCTGAACAAAGTGCTGCGCCAACTCGGCTTCGGCAGCTACCTCATCAGCCTCGGGCCGGCAACGCCGAGGGATACCGACCCTCTCGCTGGCCTCATCACCACCTTTCCCAAACGCTGGCTGGAACACTACCGCTGTGATGGGTTGATCGAGATCGACCCGATACTCAGGCACTGTCGACGCGAGCTGGTGCCGCTTTTCTGGGACAGCGAACGACGGCGCGCCCGGGGACGCTCCCGGCATTTCTGGGAGCAACGCGAGCTACACGGCCTGCGCAGCGGCGTGAGCATCCCACTGCGCTACGAAATGCTCAGGGGAACCTTGAGCGTGGCCTTCGACGACACACAGATCACCGAACAGAAGGGTTTTTCCAACCCTGCCGTCTACCAACTGTTCATGCTCATCCCCTACCTGCTCGCCGGGATACGACATCAATTGCAACGGCCTGCCCAACCGCGCCAGGACCTGACGCCCAAGGAAATGGACTGCCTGTACTGGGCCAGCGAAGGCAAGACCACCTGGGAAATCAGCCACATCCTGACCTGCTCCGAACGCACCATCGACTTCCACCTGCTCAATGCGCGACGCAAGTTGGGCTCGGTAAGCCGCCAACAGGCCGTCAGTGCTGCGGTGGCTTGTGGGTTGGTCATGCCGACCGTTGGAAGCGTGCACGATAGCGACCGGGGCTTTCGCCGGTCCATTTCTTGA
- a CDS encoding TetR/AcrR family transcriptional regulator: protein MPMAERCSRFAESRDKALELFASKGFGQVGMRELASHLGLTPGSLYHHYPSKQHLLADLIEEFFEELLATLGRIEQQPRDKRGNLQRLIRAHLKLHREMPWHFRLVERDSGCLNLEQQQRVQHLREQYERRLLLMLGTPRRLPSRAIAAAGHAIATLLNSAPSWLAHQPLEQHEHDELLENLLAGAIERLLASKVAAEPTLRVTAA from the coding sequence ATGCCTATGGCTGAGCGTTGCTCGCGCTTCGCCGAAAGCCGGGACAAGGCCTTGGAACTGTTCGCCAGCAAGGGCTTCGGCCAGGTCGGCATGCGAGAACTGGCGAGCCACCTGGGGCTGACGCCCGGCTCGCTGTATCACCACTACCCAAGCAAACAGCACCTGCTGGCCGACCTGATCGAGGAGTTTTTCGAAGAACTGCTGGCCACGCTCGGACGCATTGAACAGCAACCCCGGGACAAGCGCGGCAACCTGCAACGGTTGATCCGCGCCCACCTCAAGCTGCACCGGGAGATGCCCTGGCATTTTCGCCTGGTGGAGCGCGACAGCGGGTGCCTCAACCTCGAGCAACAACAGCGGGTGCAGCATTTACGCGAGCAATACGAACGGCGGCTGTTGCTGATGTTGGGAACGCCTCGGCGCCTCCCCTCCCGGGCAATAGCCGCAGCCGGCCACGCCATTGCCACCCTGCTCAACAGCGCGCCCAGTTGGCTGGCGCACCAACCCCTGGAGCAGCACGAACACGATGAGTTGCTGGAGAACCTGCTCGCTGGCGCCATAGAACGGCTGTTGGCGTCCAAGGTCGCCGCCGAACCGACATTGCGCGTCACCGCGGCCTGA
- a CDS encoding iron-containing redox enzyme family protein, whose product MQAFFKELDAIVDAGWAQIKQGAYWKFSLDNPTPPALYQQLMLQVYHYTRYNSVNQAACAFSADPEETTLLRFVYKHALEELGHERMVLRDLESVGLLPQAMPAPLAPTQALIAFLNDVAIRKGPIARLGYSYWAEDVYEHIQPILERFRADLGLKDEQMTFFVAHSTIDEKHAEEVRMAMQRAVKTEADRRQIKEVARVTLWLTGQLMEEALRAYLAGEEGLREAS is encoded by the coding sequence ATGCAAGCATTCTTCAAGGAACTCGACGCTATCGTCGACGCGGGCTGGGCCCAGATCAAGCAGGGCGCCTACTGGAAATTCAGCCTGGACAACCCAACGCCGCCAGCCCTCTACCAACAGCTCATGCTGCAGGTCTACCACTACACCCGCTACAACTCGGTGAACCAGGCCGCCTGCGCCTTCAGTGCCGATCCAGAGGAAACGACGCTGTTGCGCTTCGTCTACAAGCACGCCTTGGAAGAGCTGGGCCACGAGCGCATGGTGCTGCGTGACCTGGAGTCGGTCGGGCTGTTGCCGCAAGCCATGCCGGCGCCCCTGGCGCCGACCCAGGCACTGATCGCCTTTCTCAACGATGTGGCCATCCGCAAGGGGCCGATCGCTCGCCTGGGCTACAGCTACTGGGCCGAGGACGTCTACGAGCACATCCAACCGATCCTGGAACGGTTCCGTGCCGACCTGGGCTTGAAGGATGAGCAGATGACCTTCTTCGTCGCCCACTCGACCATCGACGAGAAGCACGCCGAGGAAGTGCGTATGGCGATGCAGCGTGCGGTGAAGACCGAAGCAGATCGTCGTCAGATCAAGGAAGTGGCACGCGTCACGCTCTGGCTGACCGGGCAGTTGATGGAAGAGGCTTTGCGCGCCTACCTGGCTGGCGAAGAAGGGTTGCGGGAGGCGTCCTGA
- a CDS encoding response regulator transcription factor — MMDVAEQVVYVVDDDQGMLDSTVWLLESVGLRALSFTSGREFLEACNNPLNGCVLLDVRMPGMGGLNVQEEMRNRGLRLPVIFVSGHADVPIVVRAFKAGAHDFIEKPYNEQLLLDSVQQALSLADDSQTVSAGQARVQARLQSLTPRENDVLLPLVQGYTNREIADQLGVNVRTIDLYRSRVMKRMGAENLPQLVGMAIVAGLVDPLQLR; from the coding sequence ATGATGGATGTGGCGGAACAGGTGGTGTATGTGGTCGACGATGACCAAGGCATGCTCGATTCGACGGTCTGGCTGCTGGAGTCCGTGGGCCTCAGGGCCCTCTCGTTCACCAGTGGCCGGGAGTTTCTCGAGGCCTGCAACAACCCGCTCAATGGTTGCGTGCTGCTGGATGTGCGCATGCCAGGCATGGGGGGGCTCAACGTCCAGGAAGAGATGCGCAACCGTGGGCTGCGCCTGCCGGTGATCTTCGTCAGTGGGCATGCCGATGTGCCGATTGTGGTGCGGGCGTTCAAGGCCGGGGCCCATGATTTCATCGAAAAGCCCTACAACGAACAATTGCTGCTCGACAGCGTGCAGCAGGCCTTGAGCCTGGCCGACGACAGCCAGACCGTCAGCGCGGGCCAGGCGCGGGTGCAGGCGCGGCTTCAGAGCTTGACCCCGAGGGAAAATGACGTGTTGCTGCCTCTGGTCCAGGGCTACACCAACCGGGAAATCGCCGATCAGCTTGGGGTCAATGTCAGGACCATCGACCTCTATCGTTCCCGGGTCATGAAGCGCATGGGCGCCGAGAACCTGCCGCAGCTGGTGGGCATGGCGATTGTCGCAGGCCTGGTCGACCCCTTGCAGTTGCGCTGA
- a CDS encoding phenylacetate--CoA ligase family protein: MKEHLETFKKRYDPIHHAYWTDVLSDAELAAWHQAQLREVVGHVKRSSPFYSRHLAQVDERSLTLDDLATLPFTTKDDLREAGFDILSGPLEDSIFYYETTGTTGPATPCPRDRKESYASNRQLAMAYQAVIEKHFPGEKTVVGIMGPTEVHSFGDTLGDVCTQLDLCNAKIWPHSPVIGWPKALQLLKDLRIGVLASAPGLLLAMAKEAERQGLNPREDFALRAFMMSGELCTPALKNNLYSLWGAQAYNSLYGSQEAMIIAACNANDQLVPHRLNYIIEVLDPKSGESLGCTGDGELCVTMLIPGSKPLIRYRTGDLVSIQSRPGYAQSMRQTVKVVGRVKDAVQLNDRAFSAAQIEQALLEGVEQCLGYQIILSRANDRDTVIAKLEMSRFFEGDRGRLVLLIKERLRERLGVDATVMVVGDLAEHVNLGSWFSWKEARIVDQRQGQ; the protein is encoded by the coding sequence ATGAAAGAGCATTTAGAGACATTCAAGAAGCGGTACGATCCGATTCATCATGCCTATTGGACCGACGTCCTCAGCGACGCCGAGCTGGCGGCCTGGCACCAGGCACAGTTGCGGGAAGTGGTCGGCCACGTGAAGCGGTCCTCGCCGTTCTATTCCAGGCACCTTGCCCAGGTCGACGAGCGTTCGCTGACCTTGGATGACCTCGCCACCTTGCCATTCACGACCAAGGATGATCTGCGCGAAGCAGGCTTCGACATTTTGTCCGGCCCGCTGGAAGACAGCATCTTCTATTACGAGACCACGGGGACCACCGGGCCCGCCACGCCATGCCCGCGAGACCGCAAGGAGAGCTACGCGAGCAATCGCCAACTGGCCATGGCCTACCAGGCCGTGATCGAAAAGCATTTCCCAGGCGAAAAGACCGTGGTCGGCATCATGGGACCTACCGAGGTCCATTCCTTCGGTGACACCCTGGGCGATGTCTGCACCCAGCTCGACCTGTGCAATGCCAAGATCTGGCCGCACTCACCGGTGATCGGTTGGCCCAAGGCACTGCAACTGCTCAAGGACCTGCGGATCGGCGTGCTCGCATCGGCGCCGGGGCTCTTGCTGGCCATGGCCAAGGAAGCCGAGCGCCAAGGCTTGAACCCACGCGAGGACTTCGCCCTGCGCGCGTTCATGATGAGCGGCGAGCTGTGCACCCCTGCGTTGAAGAACAACCTCTACAGCCTGTGGGGTGCGCAGGCCTACAACAGCCTGTATGGCTCCCAGGAAGCGATGATCATCGCGGCCTGCAACGCCAACGACCAGTTGGTGCCGCATCGCCTCAACTACATCATCGAGGTGCTCGATCCCAAGTCCGGGGAAAGCCTGGGCTGCACCGGCGACGGTGAGTTGTGCGTGACCATGCTGATTCCCGGCAGCAAGCCGTTGATTCGCTACCGCACGGGCGATCTGGTCTCGATCCAGTCGCGCCCCGGCTATGCGCAATCGATGCGCCAGACCGTCAAGGTCGTCGGTCGGGTGAAGGATGCCGTGCAACTGAACGATCGCGCCTTCTCGGCCGCACAGATCGAGCAGGCGCTGCTTGAAGGCGTCGAACAATGCCTTGGTTACCAGATCATCCTCAGTCGCGCCAATGATCGCGACACCGTCATCGCCAAGCTGGAAATGTCGCGCTTCTTCGAAGGCGATCGTGGACGTCTGGTGCTGCTGATCAAGGAGCGCCTGCGCGAACGGCTTGGGGTCGATGCCACGGTCATGGTGGTGGGCGATCTGGCCGAGCATGTGAACCTTGGCAGTTGGTTCAGCTGGAAAGAAGCGCGCATCGTCGATCAGCGTCAAGGCCAGTGA
- a CDS encoding flavodoxin family protein has translation MNLTIIVGSSRPCGVSARVVALVRRHLGEEVAVDDIWLKDYRIDYCDADNACSDQDCQVQDDVGQLVARLDRADAVLYLPVMHAYGTNSRFQAFLERVGYGFLRPRERPLRDKLAAIAVVGRRYGHTAVFSQVALNVLLNKMILVGSGFPPCFQTQLAHDPEAEQALRETLDRLCEHHCRLNPPALATGKPERILRPIQFQKG, from the coding sequence ATGAATCTGACCATCATTGTCGGGTCAAGCCGACCTTGTGGTGTCAGTGCACGGGTGGTGGCGCTGGTGCGCCGCCACCTGGGCGAGGAGGTCGCGGTCGATGACATCTGGCTCAAGGATTACCGGATCGACTACTGCGACGCCGACAACGCCTGTTCCGACCAGGACTGCCAAGTGCAGGACGACGTCGGGCAGTTGGTGGCGCGGCTGGACCGCGCCGATGCGGTGCTCTATCTCCCCGTCATGCATGCCTACGGCACCAACAGTCGCTTCCAGGCGTTTCTGGAGCGAGTCGGCTATGGCTTCCTGCGGCCTCGGGAGCGTCCGCTGCGCGACAAACTCGCGGCAATTGCGGTCGTCGGCCGACGCTATGGACACACGGCGGTTTTCTCCCAGGTCGCGCTGAACGTGCTGCTCAACAAAATGATTCTGGTCGGCTCGGGATTTCCGCCGTGCTTCCAGACCCAACTGGCCCACGATCCTGAAGCGGAACAGGCCCTGCGCGAGACATTGGACCGGCTCTGCGAGCATCACTGTCGACTTAACCCCCCAGCCCTTGCGACAGGCAAGCCGGAAAGAATCCTGCGGCCCATTCAATTTCAGAAGGGATAA